In Alphaproteobacteria bacterium, a single window of DNA contains:
- the phaR gene encoding polyhydroxyalkanoate synthesis repressor PhaR, with amino-acid sequence MSEQTTTETAAPVTIKKYANRRLYNTATSSYVTLDHLCQMVKDGVEFQVFDAKTGDDITRSVLTQIIVEEEGKGGQNLLPISFLRQLIGFYGDNLQHLVPRYLEMSMQSFATNQEQFRNMLQNAWGPLFPFGRLDDVGKQNMAFFENAMKMWAPFMKQNAEAIQGMSVPQALSAASGEQSPQALSDLQSKIEGLQRQIDDFMSQARREAAKK; translated from the coding sequence ATGTCAGAGCAGACCACGACCGAGACCGCCGCCCCGGTAACGATTAAGAAATACGCCAACCGCAGGCTCTATAATACCGCAACCTCCAGTTATGTGACGCTCGACCACCTCTGCCAGATGGTCAAGGACGGGGTCGAGTTCCAGGTTTTCGACGCCAAGACCGGCGACGACATCACCCGTTCGGTCCTGACCCAGATCATCGTGGAAGAGGAAGGCAAAGGCGGGCAGAACCTGCTGCCGATCAGCTTTCTGCGCCAACTGATCGGTTTTTACGGCGACAATCTGCAGCATCTGGTGCCGCGCTATCTCGAGATGAGCATGCAGAGCTTCGCCACCAACCAAGAGCAGTTCCGCAACATGCTGCAAAACGCCTGGGGGCCGTTGTTTCCCTTCGGCCGCCTGGACGATGTCGGCAAGCAAAACATGGCATTCTTCGAAAACGCCATGAAGATGTGGGCGCCCTTCATGAAGCAGAATGCCGAAGCCATCCAGGGTATGTCCGTCCCCCAGGCCTTGTCGGCGGCTTCCGGCGAGCAAAGCCCGCAGGCCCTCTCCGACCTGCAAAGCAAGATCGAAGGGCTGCAGCGCCAGATCGACGACTTCATGTCTCAGGCCCGCCGGGAAGCCGCCAAGAAATAG
- a CDS encoding type III PLP-dependent enzyme yields MSQKIARFLAERQPETPCLVVDLDVIAENYTALKNSLPIAEVYYAVKANPAPEIVTMLNGMGSSFDTASLTEIDLCLDCGAEPSRISFGSTIKKQRDIEAAFARGVRLFAFDSQAELDKLTKAAPGASVFCRILVDNAGADWPLSRKFGCEIEMARDLLIQARERGLDPYGVSFHVGSQQTDLSQWDVAVGRAAMLITALNEAGIELKMVNLGGGFPARYRTDIADIDAYGDAIMKAMTHHFGNRLPAMIVEPGRSLVGDAGVIQTEVVLISKKSYAEDEARWVYLDIGKFSGLAETMDEAIKYRVRTPHDGGRTGPVVIAGPTCDSADILYEKAGYELPLGLEVGDKIELLSTGAYTTTYSSVGFNGFAPLKAYFI; encoded by the coding sequence ATGAGCCAGAAAATCGCCCGTTTCCTTGCCGAGCGGCAGCCAGAAACGCCCTGCTTGGTGGTCGATCTCGACGTGATCGCCGAGAACTACACGGCGCTCAAGAACTCGTTGCCGATCGCCGAGGTCTATTACGCCGTCAAGGCCAACCCGGCGCCCGAGATCGTGACCATGCTGAACGGCATGGGGTCCAGCTTCGACACCGCCAGCCTGACGGAAATCGACCTCTGCCTGGATTGCGGGGCCGAACCATCGCGCATTTCCTTCGGCAGCACCATCAAGAAGCAGCGCGACATCGAAGCCGCCTTCGCGCGCGGCGTGCGCCTGTTCGCCTTCGACAGCCAGGCCGAGTTGGACAAGCTGACCAAGGCCGCCCCCGGCGCTTCGGTCTTTTGCCGCATCCTGGTCGACAATGCGGGCGCCGACTGGCCGCTGTCGCGCAAATTCGGCTGCGAGATCGAGATGGCCCGCGACCTGTTGATCCAGGCCCGCGAGCGCGGTCTCGACCCTTACGGCGTCTCCTTCCATGTCGGCTCGCAGCAGACCGACCTTAGCCAGTGGGATGTCGCGGTGGGCCGCGCCGCCATGCTGATCACGGCGCTGAACGAAGCGGGCATCGAGTTGAAGATGGTCAATCTGGGCGGCGGCTTCCCGGCGCGCTACCGCACCGACATCGCCGACATCGACGCCTATGGCGACGCCATCATGAAGGCCATGACCCATCATTTCGGCAACCGCCTGCCCGCCATGATCGTTGAACCGGGCCGCTCGCTGGTGGGCGATGCGGGCGTCATCCAGACCGAAGTGGTGCTGATCTCGAAGAAAAGCTATGCCGAGGACGAGGCCCGCTGGGTCTATCTGGACATCGGCAAGTTCAGCGGCTTGGCCGAAACCATGGACGAGGCCATCAAATACCGCGTGCGCACGCCGCATGACGGCGGCAGGACCGGGCCGGTGGTGATCGCCGGGCCCACCTGCGATTCGGCGGATATCCTGTACGAAAAGGCGGGATATGAACTGCCGCTTGGCCTTGAAGTGGGCGACAAGATCGAACTGCTTTCGACCGGGGCCTACACCACCACCTATTCATCGGTGGGCTTCAACGGCTTCGCGCCTCTGAAGGCTTATTTCATCTGA
- a CDS encoding flagellar hook-basal body complex protein: MLWGAFTNSMTAMMAQSHSMNVISQNVVNINTAGYKKTEDLFKTSLSESYPGWNIFGVDKVTRQSVDRQGTILGTGGNLDMAINGQGMFILSPTAGMPDREADYTFGRAGNFLWKVDTTDTSTTAAADTTYSVSYSDTWNSTTSRGAEPPSSNLRPTYLSTPDGQYLLAFASDPQTGVFTTSSGLSDLTAVRTDAYTLSAGMATSTLTMRANIDSNTSKDDTVEFGIPAYKAVENPDSGVTDYLSDQINFVLTPDPSLENVWSLDFTLGSNGTSGTATGGPYTLTFDGDGRLVTVDPAGAGGDLFVDTAITWNDVNFTSTVTTASTATPVTASTISMDLSGLTQYSGNSLIYNFEQNGNVNGYLRDTYFTNDGFLVGSYSNNETRRMYQIPVATFDAPNQLMALSGTRWAYDENAGDITVRAQGVNDEGLMTWTAAAVEQSNVAIEDEFTKMIITQKAYTMATKVFQTADEMTTTVRDLK; the protein is encoded by the coding sequence ATGTTATGGGGCGCCTTCACAAACAGCATGACGGCCATGATGGCGCAAAGCCATTCCATGAACGTCATCAGTCAGAACGTCGTGAACATCAACACGGCTGGGTACAAGAAGACCGAGGATCTGTTCAAGACCTCGCTGTCGGAAAGCTATCCCGGCTGGAACATCTTCGGCGTCGATAAGGTGACGCGCCAGTCGGTGGACCGCCAGGGCACCATCCTGGGCACCGGCGGCAATCTGGACATGGCCATCAACGGCCAGGGTATGTTCATCCTAAGCCCAACGGCGGGCATGCCGGATAGAGAGGCCGACTATACCTTTGGCCGCGCCGGCAATTTCTTGTGGAAGGTTGACACGACCGATACCTCAACGACCGCCGCTGCGGACACGACCTATAGCGTCTCGTACAGCGACACTTGGAACAGCACGACCTCGAGGGGCGCCGAGCCGCCATCTTCGAATTTGCGCCCCACCTATCTTTCGACGCCCGACGGGCAATATCTGCTGGCTTTCGCGTCCGACCCGCAAACCGGCGTCTTCACAACCTCAAGCGGTCTTTCCGACCTGACGGCGGTGCGCACCGACGCCTATACGCTGTCGGCTGGCATGGCGACCAGCACGTTGACCATGCGCGCCAACATCGATTCGAACACCAGCAAGGACGATACCGTCGAATTCGGCATTCCGGCCTACAAGGCCGTGGAAAATCCCGACAGCGGCGTCACCGACTATCTATCCGACCAAATCAACTTCGTGCTCACCCCCGACCCGTCGCTGGAAAATGTCTGGTCGCTCGATTTCACGCTGGGGTCCAACGGCACGTCCGGCACGGCGACAGGTGGCCCATATACCCTGACCTTCGACGGCGATGGACGACTGGTCACGGTCGATCCGGCGGGAGCTGGCGGCGATCTTTTCGTCGATACCGCGATCACCTGGAACGACGTGAACTTTACCTCGACCGTCACGACGGCCTCGACGGCGACGCCGGTCACGGCATCGACGATCAGCATGGATCTGTCGGGGCTGACCCAGTATTCAGGCAACAGCCTGATCTACAATTTCGAGCAGAACGGCAATGTGAACGGCTATCTGCGCGACACCTACTTCACCAATGACGGTTTCCTGGTAGGCAGTTACAGCAACAACGAAACCAGGCGCATGTATCAGATTCCCGTCGCCACCTTCGACGCCCCCAACCAACTGATGGCTCTGTCGGGCACGCGCTGGGCCTATGACGAGAACGCAGGCGACATCACCGTGCGCGCGCAAGGCGTCAATGACGAAGGGCTGATGACCTGGACGGCGGCGGCGGTGGAACAGTCGAACGTGGCGATCGAGGATGAGTTCACCAAGATGATCATCACCCAGAAGGCCTATACGATGGCGACCAAGGTGTTCCAGACCGCCGACGAAATGACGACGACGGTCAGGGATTTGAAGTAA
- a CDS encoding thioredoxin domain-containing protein: MRNLLASLLLAASISLPAAAAENTLSLKQAQEVRKIVREMLMENPELIADAIQALEEKQRLATEAESKKALTDRKKDVYEDANSPVGGNPKGDVTLVEFFDYRCGYCKSVHDVVMRVVKDDGKVKLVFKEFPILGAESVFASKAALAAAKQKKYVEFQDAMMRHKGAYNEESVMELAKSVGLDTARLKKDMAGDDITKMLKANMDLAESLGIRGTPGFVMGDNIIPGALPEASLRQWLADARVKKMK, encoded by the coding sequence ATGCGTAACTTGTTGGCCAGCCTGCTTCTTGCCGCGTCGATCAGCCTTCCAGCGGCTGCCGCCGAAAACACCCTTAGCCTCAAACAGGCCCAGGAGGTTCGCAAGATCGTGCGCGAAATGCTGATGGAGAATCCGGAACTGATCGCCGACGCCATCCAGGCGCTTGAGGAAAAACAGCGACTGGCGACCGAGGCCGAGTCCAAGAAGGCGCTGACGGATCGCAAGAAGGACGTTTACGAGGACGCCAATTCGCCGGTGGGCGGCAATCCCAAGGGCGACGTGACCTTGGTCGAATTCTTCGATTACCGTTGCGGCTATTGCAAGTCGGTCCATGACGTCGTGATGCGCGTCGTCAAGGATGACGGCAAGGTCAAGCTGGTCTTCAAGGAATTCCCCATCCTGGGCGCCGAATCGGTGTTCGCCTCCAAGGCGGCGCTGGCGGCCGCCAAGCAGAAGAAATATGTGGAGTTCCAAGACGCCATGATGCGCCACAAGGGCGCTTACAACGAAGAGAGCGTGATGGAACTGGCCAAAAGCGTCGGCCTTGATACCGCGCGCCTGAAAAAGGACATGGCGGGCGACGACATCACGAAAATGCTGAAGGCCAACATGGATCTGGCGGAATCGCTGGGCATCCGCGGCACGCCCGGCTTCGTCATGGGCGACAACATCATTCCGGGCGCCTTGCCCGAAGCCAGCTTGCGCCAGTGGCTGGCCGACGCCCGCGTCAAGAAGATGAAGTAA